The sequence below is a genomic window from Nicotiana tomentosiformis chromosome 6, ASM39032v3, whole genome shotgun sequence.
aatcatattttccttttcaTTGTGTAGATAAACCTAATTGGAACGGAGATGATGAAGAGGATCATCCATACTGAGCAGTTAATGAACGACTATCATACCGAAGCGGACAACTGAAAGGAACAGTTCGAAGGTCTTCAATTTGAGAAAGAAGTCTTAAAGGAAGAAAAGTGTACCGTGGAGCAACATGTGAAGATAATGGCATTAGAGTTGGCAGTTGAGATAGCCTCATCCAGTCAAGCGGGCAAAGATAAAGACCTTATCGAGTCTTCATTTGCTGAGCAGCTTTCCAAAGCCACTGAAGAAATTAGGGGTTTGAAGGAACTGTTGAACCAAAAAGAAGTTTACGCCAGGGAGCTTGTTCAAATGCTCACCCAAACTCAAGAAGATCTCAGTGCGTCTTCTAACCAAGTTCAGTTCTTAGAGAGGTCTCTTTCCCCCTTACAGGCTTCTTATGATGCTGCTTTGAATGAGAAGGAGGAGCTAAGAACTGAGATTGAGCAGTGGTATGGGGATTATGAAGCCCTTGAAGACAAGGCTATTGTTGACGTTAGTTGGACTTTCTTGAACACGCGCCTCGAAACTTTAATGGAGGCAAGCCGTGAAGGTTTTGACTTAGATGCTGAAATTACAAAAACTAAAGAAACTATTGAGAAAACTCACCAGAGTCAAAGCATTTCTTCACCTGAGGTCGGCATTCTCGAGGGTGATAAACTTACTCCCGGTGAAGCTATTGTTCAACCCTCCTTTGCTCAAGTCGTTCCCTCTGCTACTGATGATGCCAACTTGAATCCTTCTGATAATACTAGTTCAGATCCTTCCCCACAGTGAAAGTTTGATTGAAAAGTTTGAAGTGTTGTTTTTTTATTGGTAGAAGTTTACCCCTGGTCTGTTTTGTGGTTTTGTATAAAACAATTTGGTTGGAACTAAGTTTATACTTAATTTTAACCAAGCTATTATAATTTTACTTTCCGAGTTTTTATTCAACTCTTATAATATCTTATTTTGAGTTTCTGTACTACTCTCTTATTATGCAtttaaaaatgcttcaatactccGTGACTTTTTGAACAAGCACGAATTATAATAGAGAGCCCTTTTATAAACGACACTTAATGAAGAAGACGTCTCAACTTCATATTGGTGTAAACATACGAAAGAAGGAATAGGAACACACATGTTTCTTTaaataatttgaggaagttttgtATTGTTTGAACTTCCAAACTGTATAATACTTTACACGTATTCAAGTATACAACTCTTTCGTAACTGTTTTCCTTATaacagattttacaaaattcaagGGTATATCTTGCAACCCATGACTAAATAATGCCTTTAACCTACATATTCGTAAGATTTTGTAATTTACATCCACGATCATCATAGGTTTTTTGAATCAGGCTTGTGTTTATCAAGCTTGTATTTTTGCTCTTAACTTTTGATTTGTTGGGTAGATTGCCTCAGGCTTGACTCGAATTCTGACTTTTTCAGTCTTCTTTGCCTTTCTTCTGATTTGTTAGTTCCCCAAGTGTTAGagttttgaagtatgaaatctcgagcACTTGATTATTCCTTCCATGTGGTCCATTTCTTTAAAAGGAAAAACATATGGGACTCGGAGGTATATAtaatttagatgatgactgcttaaTCCTTTATATTTCCATTAGAAAGGCTGCAACCCTAGACCGGGAATAATGTTGCTTCCGCGTGTCTTTCAGgtttaatatcatcatttggtgtgggctagctttttgcctataatataaaattattagtataattttaactgtacaaaaaaaaattgtaatTGAACGATACCTGACTGTGGGTATTTCTTTTGCTCAGAAATAATATCTCTTTAAATGAACAATATTCCAACTCGAGTGTAAAACCTTGCCATCCATGGTTTCTAACTCGTAGGCACCTTTTTCAGCGATACCTCGAACTTTAtaaggtccttcccaatttgaACTTAACTTTCCTGCTCCGATTGTTTTTATTGATTGAAAAACCTTTTTAAGAACGAAGTCCCCAATTTTGAAGTACCTGAGGTGAGCCTTTCTATTGTAGTATCGTTCTATGATTTGCTTTTGTGTTGCCATCCATATTAAAGCTGCTTCTCTTCTTTGTTCGAGTAAGTCCAAGTTCGTTCTTAATTCCTCATCGTTCGACTCTTCTATTGCCAATGTGAATCTCGTGCTTGGTTCTCCTATTTCAACTGGGATTAAAGCTTCTGAACCGTACACAAGCGAAAATGGAGTTTCTCCCGTGGCTGTTTTTGTTGTGGTTCTATAAGCCCATAATACTCCTAGTAATTCTTCAGGCCAATTCCCTTTTGATTTTTCTAGTCTCTTCTTCAAATAattgatgataatcttatttgttgaCTCAACTTGTCCATTTGCCACGGGATGGTAAGGTAAAGAGGTTATTCGTTTGATTTGCCAACTTTGAAAGAACTCTGTGATTTTCGAGCCTATAAATTGTGGGccattatcacatacgatttCTTTTGGAACTCCAAATCGGCATATAATATTTTGCCAAATGAAGTCTTTCACCTCCTTTTCTCGTACTTGTTTGAAAGCTcctgcctctacccattttgaaaagtaatcTGTTAACATTAATAAGAACCATACCTTTACTTTAGCTTGTGGTAAAGGCCCTACTATATCCATTCTCCATTTCATAATGGCCACGGGGAAGTAACTGTATGTAATAACTCTGCATGTCGATGCATATTGTTGGCATAtcattgacacttatcacatttggCTACAAAAGTTTCCGCATCTTCTTCCATTTTAGGCCAGTAGTATCCTTCCCTGATTAGTGTTTTAACTAAAGATCTTCCACCTGCGTGATTTCCGCAATGTCCTTCATGTACTTCCCTCATCACGTACTCCGTTTGATTGGGTCCAAGGCACCTTGCTAAAGGAGCGCCAAACATTTTTCGATATAAATTATCTCGAATTAGGCAGTAACAAGTAGCTTTTCGTCGAAGCACTTGAGATTCTTTCTTGCCTTCAGGTACGATCTCGTACTGCAAAAAATTAACAAtctcgtttctccaatcccaggttaaattaTTAAAGCTTACCTCATGTTTATCCTgtcaagtgctgaatgaaataaaTGTATTACAATAGTATTTTCTTCACTCGTTACTTCTGCAACTGAGGCAAGGTTAGCCAacgcatctgcttctgcattttcttccctgGGTATTTGCACGATCTTCCATGATTGAAATTGCCTAACCAGTTCTCGTGCCTTTTCCAAGTATTGTTGCATTCGTGCCTCTCTAGCAGTGTAAGTCCCCTGCTTCTGATTGACTACCAGTTGAGAGTCACTTTTAATCATGATTCGCTCCATGGAGAGTTCTCGTGCTAGTTCCAAACCTGCAATTACAGCTTCATACtttgcttcattgttagtaataGGGTAACATTTAATTGCTTGTCTTATACTTTCACCTGAGAGTGAGATTAAGACAATACCTAAATCGGCTCCTTTGACAGTTGAAGAGCCATCAGTAAATAAATTCCACGTACCTAGATTAGCTCCAGTAAAAAATTATAATTCCTTTTCTACTTCAcgaattatttttgtattaaaatCTGTGATGAAATCTGCTAAAACTTGAGACTTTATTATTTGTTCTAGGTGGATAAATAATGTCATATTCACTTAGTTCTATTGCCCACTTGGCTAGTCTGCCTGACAattcttgtttatgcaaaatattccttAATGGATATGCAGTTATTACGGAGAtatgatggcattgaaaatatggtctcAATTTCCTAGCTGCCATGACTAATGCTAAAGCTAGTTTCTCTAGatgaggatatctagtttcagcatctaataaagatttactaacataataaataggagattgtttGCCTTTGTCCTCCCTTACTAAAACTGCACTTATAGCTACTTCTGCAACTGCAAGATATACAAATAGTCTTTCTCCATCCCTTGGTTTAGACAATAAGGGAGGATTTGTTAAGTATGCCTTCAAATCTTTGAGGGCATGTCGGTATTCCtcagtccattcaaactgattttgcttcttcaatactgaaaagaatttaaCGCTTTTCTCTAAAGATCTTGAAATGAATCTTCCCAAAGCTGCAATCCTACCTGTCAATCTTTGTACCTCTTTTTTGCGTGTGAGTATATCAGGTATTTCTTCAATAGCTTTAATCTGTGCAGGATTTACTTCAATTCCTCTATTAGATACGAGAAAGCCTAGAAACTTACCTGAAGCTACGCCAAAAGCGCACTTTTCTGGGTTCAGTTTCATATTATATTTGCGGAGGATCTCGAAGGTAGTTGAAAGATGTTGAAAATGATCTTCCGCTTGTGTagatttaaccaacatatcatcaatgtacacTTCCATCATCTTCCCCAGGTGTTCTTGGAACATCTTGGTCACCAACCTCTAATACGTAGCTCcagcatttttcaagccaaaaggcatgacTTTGTAACAATAAGTCTCCCTGTTtgtaataaatgaagttttttcttcgtCTAAGgggtccatttttatttgattataaccaGAATATGCATCTATAAAGCTTAATAATATGTGGCCTGCGGTAGCATCAATCAAttgatctatatgcggtaaagggaatgaatctttcgggcatgctttatttaagtTAGTGTAATCCACACAAACTCTCCATTTATCATTCTTTTTCAGAACTACCACAATATTAGCTAACCAATTAGGATATTTTACCTCAGGTATTGAATAGATCGTTAGGAGTTTCTGTACCTCTTCATcgatcacttgatttttgaatgATCATTCCTTCCCCTTCTTTTGTTTAACATGCATGAATGATGGATCTTCATTTAATTTATGAGTCATCACCTCTGGAGGTATACATGTCATATCTGAATGGGATCATGCAAAACAATCCGCGTTAGTTTTAAatattcaattaacttacctctcCTATCTGGGTTTAATCTTGCTCCGATATGAATTCTTCGATCTGGCCATTGTTCGAATAGTGGAAcgacttcaagttcttcaatcgTTGTTTTAATGTTTTCGTTCTCCTCTGGCTCTTGAATTACATCTGGTCTGGAGTCCACGTCTGTTTTTTTTAAATACAATTTCTATTGAAATTTGATTTACCGCATCTTTCTCACTTGCACCCGCATCTTTTTGACTTGCACTCGTATCTTTTTGACTTGGTTGTATCACTGAATTGATGCTCCTTGAAGTTTTTTGATCTCATCGAATCTGTTGAACTCCCCATTTTGAAGAGAATTTGATAACCTGATGTAATGTGGATGGCACAacatccatatcatgaatccacgGCCTCCCAAGAATCACATTATAGGCCATATACGTGTCTATCACTTGAAATTTTGTTTCTTTGATGACCCCTTCTGCGTATGTGCTTAGTTCAGTCTCGCCCTTTATAATAACAATTGAGTTATCAAACCCAGATAAGGAACGTGCTTTTGGAACTACACGATCGCCCATCAGTATTTCATTCACCACTCGTAATAGAATGATATTAACAGAGCTACCTggtcaatcaaaactcgttttacattagtatcatatataagtaaagatattaccagcgCATCGTTGTGAGGAATCATTAATCCATCGGCATCGGCATCATCAAAGGTTATGTTGCCGTCTTCAAGAGTTTGGCGAGTTCGCTTCCCGTGAGTTATTGTGAACTTTGTTGTTTTCCTCGCAACTGTATAGGTTATGCCATTGACTTCTTCTCCGCCGTTTATCACATTTATTGTTCTCTTTGGAGACGGAGGTTTTAGGGGCTCTTGCCTATTTTTAATGTAAGCTTGTTTGCCTTTCTCGCTGAACAATTCCATCAGATAGCCCTGCTTCAATAAATATTCCACCTCACCTTGTAATAATCTGTAGTCTGATGTTCTATGGCCGTGGTCATTATGGAACTCGCACCAAAAGTCTAGGTTTCTTCTATTTGGATTTGATCTCATCTCTTTAGGCCATCGTACCTTATCCCCCATGCTTCTTAAAACAGTGACCAACTCGGAGGTACTCATGTTAAAATTGTAGTCCCCAATATTTGCGTTTGTATTAGCTTCTATGTTACGTTCACCTTGATCTTTTCTGAATCTCGACGATGACGAACCTGAATCTCTATTTGCGAACATGTGATCAGCCCGCACGTTTTTGAATTTGGAACGAGCTTCTCGCCCCGAAGGTCCTATATAAGGCTCGTACCTATTCTTACCGGACCTcttctcagattctgaccgcctCGAACCTGTTTTTTCTTCAACCTTTGACTGAGCTACGATATCTTCTTCGATCCGTAATTTGGTACTGTACCTATTATAGACATCATTTCATGTCGTGGCAGGGAATTATCGTAGGCTCTCTTTAAGCCTCCTCGtagcttctgaacttttctcgttTAAATTGCTTGCAAATGCCATGGCTGCCTAATTGTCAGGTACTCTTGGTAGCAACATTCTTACACGTTGGAATCTGTCTACGAATTCTCGACGCAATTCTGTATCTCCTTGCTTTACTTTGAATATatcctccattctcttttcaacTTTTTGTGCACCCAagtgtgcttttataaatagatCTGCAAGCTCAACAAAAGAGTCAATAGAATTTTCAAGTAAAAGAGAGTACCATGTTAACGCTCCTTTAGTAAGTGTTTCCCCAAACTTTTTGACCAACACAGATTCAATCTCCTGtttggttaaatcattgccttttacTCCTGTGGTGAATGTAGTAACGTGGTCACGTGGATCGGTCATTCCATCGTATTTCGGGATGTCAGGCATTTTGaactttttgggaattggtaATGGAGTTGCGCTTGGTTTCCATGGTTGTTCTGAATATTTTTCGAAATCAACTACTTTGATCACATGTGATACGCCGGGTATTTGCTCAATACGGCCGTTTTTTTCTTTCACCTGTTTCTGTATAGTTAGTATTAAAGTTTGTAAATCAGAATTATTAGGCGTACCTGGTCTCCCATCACGTGACTCGTTGGGAGTTCCTCCGCTTCCAGAATTAGCCAACCCTGATCGTGGAATTTTCACAGTTGCAGTATTATTTGGTGGAGGTGTGGGTGGCACAGCTGGTAGTCCCCTCATGAAATCCTGGAAAGCATCATTCACATACTCAGCAATTAACTGTTTCACGGCATCCTGCTCGACAGTTTGTTCATTTCCATGTTGTTCATTGTTATGAGTAGTGGATCTTTCCGGTGATGCTTCTCTTGAATTGCGTGGGGTTCCTTGAGGTGACGGAACTGGAGTTCCTTCCACCTGTTGGTTGTTGTCATTGACATTCAACATGATTCAATTGAGAGAGAGTGATTTGGAAAGTAAGAGAAGATTATCAGATTTCCGGTAAcagaaccaatttgtttaaccaagGAATTACATTCtcagtcaaagcctatttttagaagtactcgggttactgataatcaagaaattcaatatctctcagaaataagaaaggaaattagaataagaaatgataaaataataaatagaaagcaacaacaataacccagtaaaatctcactaatggggtctggaaagggtagtgtgtacgcagaccttacccctaccccgtcCGAAAGaacctcggctcaaaaaaataaaaagacaaaaaggagacaatattcaATGGAAAGCacaagaaagtaattatattccaATAATGTCAAGACCCGAAaatcccaccttcggaccgtgatggcgcctaacatttcacttgctaggcaagccaacgttagaataatgttatccatttttaaaataattttgaatttattaataacaaggaaacaaatgcggaagcaaaatttgaaatatagtgaaataatccatcaaacaacggtgtctaaataccatcccagaattggtgtcacaagttcacgagcttctagaataaattcaaataaaggtctgaataatataaagttgtctgaaaataaataaatagctaaagtacaataaacggggacttcagaactgcgaaagccatgcagttatacctcaagtctcatctgatagctgaaatccgagcaagtctatggtacaagaagtgcaaagtgtagtatcagtacgaccgaccccatatactggtaagtgttgagcctaacctcgacgaagtagtgacgaggctaaggcgattcacttacattaacatgtacgtaatattagtaacaataacaataataggaataaatcagataattcatttataataattgaaggcaactcagcagtcataatcaattatcatttccattatttttatttcagcgtgcaacccgctcttacaatatatccacattcagttctgttgtggcgtgcaacccgctcctccaacatattcattttaatcaagtctgttgcggcgtgcaacccgatcctccaatattgacttttaataagtctgttgcggcatgcaacctaatcctccaatattgacttttaataagtctattgcggcgtgcaacccgatcctccaatattgacttttaataagtctgttgcggcgtgcaacccgatcctccaatatattcattataatcaatcatattgcggcgtgcaacccactcctccaacattttcatttatcaGTTCTTATAGagaaaattttcccaataaatgtaacaattaatataaaattaagagacaacaaacatacaatagttatggtttaattatgaagcaaacaatgacaaataacaaattattatggaaatcaaggagcaaataggcagtttaatatttattatgctaaatgtcaaataataattaaggcacataattcaagtagcatgtaacaattaatgcaggaattcaagaatttatatttgcaaagaataagagagaaacagttattataataattaatttatgattaaaaataatttataatttttcaagtaagcaagcaaacaattaatttgacgacgtatagacactcgtcacctcgcctatacgtgcaattcacataacaaacaatttaagggttctattccctcaagtcaaggttaaccccgacacttacctcgctttgcaaattccaatcaattattcaaccacaatttttctttttaaatttgcctctaaaagcttcaaatctattcacaaacaattcaatatattcaatactaattatagcaattaattccatatgaatttataattttttcggataaaaatctgaaatttattaaaatatttggcagtaggacccatgtctcaaatcccgaaaaaactcgtgaaatccgaacacccgttccgatacgagttcaaccatataaaatttgtccaattctgatatcaaatggaccttcaaatcttaatttttcgtttttgaaaagttttacaaaaattccaatttcttccatctagatccgaaataaatgataaatatagacatggatttgtgaaatataatcactttatgataaagaacacttacccagtttaaagtcgtgaaaatcccccttgaaatcgctcaaatccgagacttaaaattcaaaaatgagtaaaaatggctaagacccgattttatgtattctgcctagCATTTTCGGatttgcgggctatattttcgcacatgcggtctcGCATTTATGAGACAAAGCTTGTATTTGTGAAGTAGGGTTGCCAGacgaggttccgcacctgcgacgtccgcttctgcgcaaaagggccgcacctgcaaagaccgcatctgcgatagaagtctcgcttctgcgagctcgcacctgcggtcaaaatttcgcatgtgcgattacaccagaactcaaaatttcagattttgcttaagtccaattcttgttccgatttcaatccgtttcactctcggagtactcgggaccccgctcgaatataccaataagtcccgtaacataatacggactgactcggggtctaaaatcacgtcaaataatactgaaattacaattcacaccccgattcgaactttgagttttaaacttttaatttgcaaatctcgtgccaaaacatattaaatgaatccggaatgactttaaatttggcacacaagtcataaatgacataacggagcagttcaaatttccagaatcgtattccggctccgatatcaaaaagtcaaccccgtggtcaaacttggaatatttagcctttaaattgctagttccgttaaatggtcataacttgagctagggacctccaaattaaatttcgggcatacgcccaagtcccaaatcacgatacggagctatcggatctgtca
It includes:
- the LOC138894845 gene encoding uncharacterized protein yields the protein MFANRDSGSSSSRFRKDQGERNIEANTNANIGDYNFNMSTSELVTVLRSMGDKVRWPKEMRSNPNRRNLDFWCEFHNDHGHRTSDYRLLQGEVEYLLKQGYLMELFSEKGKQAYIKNRQEPLKPPSPKRTINVINGGEEVNGITYTVARKTTKFTITHGKRTRQTLEDGNITFDDADADGLMIPHNDALVISLLIYDTNVKRVLIDQGETELSTYAEGVIKETKFQVIDTYMAYNVILGRPWIHDMDVVPSTLHQVIKFSSKWGVQQIR